Proteins from one Salaquimonas pukyongi genomic window:
- a CDS encoding response regulator — MAHQYNKPRAGADGRDAAHNLAIVADRDADFLSAVLGGLISKLDVAIALWDEKDCLVAFNTDFRELFYACPEFRTGKTFEECLTDYALSSEVLEPESHALEWVARQVEKRQALMGREREYTTPDGRLISAIDYPLPNAGTLSIRRDVTQMRQNNQSEQLSAIALETLANPVAVKDSSLRYVMVNDAFAALHGKTRQAMIGKDLSDVTAKHIASKLEARERIVLKTGRPVVLEEAWQTPDGERIDVVSSCKRLDTSEGESYVCVVVNDVSDIRRRERKLEELTGEIERSRQKLEDFAATAADWFWEMDKDLRFTFLSEHIYGAVGIRPEQIVGKTRRELIVGGEINPDFQGHLDAMETRLPFKDFTYRIWSEARQEEIWISTSGTPLYGDDGEFTGYIGSGRNVNEQMRIRAEFEAASRLVSQATSAMVQGLMIFSDEKIEYMSGKARQLLELPEEIGVGTSIEEYFEYLIERGDYEDTEAGRRKTSQIAADVRDGRMHRVERATPSGRMLAIEAAPGIHGGAVITISDITKQKEHESELEKARSLAQHADRAKSEFLANMSHEIRTPMNGVMGMAELLSKTDLNAKQQMFTDVIVKSGSALLTIINDILDFSKIDAGQMELDPAPFKLAEAIEDVATLVTSRVAEKDLEMIVRVDPALPAMMVGDVGRIRQIVTNLLGNAVKFTEQGHVYVNVSSLGTSGKAGAHRLRFEVEDTGIGIPADKQKTIFEKFSQVDASSNRKHEGTGLGLAIASSLVELMGGRIGVQSAVGEGSTFWFEMELPEHATGKSGKRPPRDVTGARILIVDDNAVNRSILSEQLAAWRFDGAAAGTGEDALTILRLAGERGLKIDCIVLDYQMPEMNGGEFIERMRRDSAIGDIPVIMLTSVDQTREGKSFSSLGIAGHLTKPTRSSMLLETIVSVLQEEGMPQPAEANEADAASASRAAAGSDDLSPLALPEDAGHEHHADILICEDNEVNQIVFRQILEAANLNFRIAVNGKEGVALWKELHPRLVLMDVSMPEMNGFQATRAIRKLEIDSGRHTPIIGITAHALKGDMEKCLEAGMDDYLAKPVSPDRLGEMIRKWLAPKSSKSASGSAFG, encoded by the coding sequence ATGGCGCACCAGTACAACAAACCCCGCGCCGGGGCTGACGGCCGAGATGCGGCACACAATCTGGCAATCGTTGCCGATCGTGACGCCGATTTCCTGTCCGCTGTTCTGGGCGGCCTGATTTCCAAACTCGATGTTGCCATTGCGCTTTGGGACGAGAAAGACTGCCTGGTCGCCTTCAACACCGATTTCCGCGAGCTGTTTTATGCTTGTCCGGAATTCAGGACCGGCAAGACCTTCGAGGAGTGCCTTACAGATTATGCCCTCTCGAGCGAGGTGCTTGAGCCTGAAAGCCATGCCTTGGAGTGGGTGGCCCGGCAGGTTGAAAAACGCCAGGCCTTGATGGGCAGGGAACGTGAGTACACCACACCGGACGGCCGGCTGATTTCCGCCATCGATTATCCCCTGCCCAATGCCGGGACGCTATCCATCCGCAGGGACGTCACGCAGATGCGGCAAAACAACCAGAGCGAACAGCTTTCGGCCATTGCCCTGGAAACCCTGGCCAATCCGGTGGCGGTGAAGGATTCCTCCCTGCGTTACGTCATGGTCAATGACGCCTTTGCCGCGCTCCATGGCAAAACCCGTCAGGCGATGATCGGCAAGGACTTGTCGGATGTGACCGCAAAGCACATCGCCAGCAAGCTGGAAGCCCGCGAGCGGATCGTTCTGAAGACAGGCAGGCCGGTGGTTCTGGAGGAAGCCTGGCAAACGCCCGATGGTGAGCGAATCGATGTTGTTTCCAGCTGCAAGCGCCTCGACACCAGTGAGGGCGAATCCTATGTTTGCGTCGTTGTCAACGATGTGTCCGACATCCGCCGGCGTGAGCGCAAGCTTGAAGAACTCACCGGAGAAATCGAGAGAAGCCGGCAAAAACTGGAGGACTTCGCCGCAACTGCTGCCGACTGGTTCTGGGAGATGGACAAGGACCTGAGGTTTACCTTTCTGTCGGAACATATTTACGGCGCAGTCGGTATTCGCCCTGAACAGATTGTCGGGAAAACCCGCCGCGAGCTGATTGTTGGAGGGGAAATCAATCCCGACTTTCAAGGCCATCTGGACGCGATGGAAACCCGTCTGCCTTTCAAGGACTTTACCTACAGGATTTGGTCCGAGGCGCGGCAGGAGGAAATCTGGATTTCCACCAGCGGCACGCCGCTGTACGGCGATGACGGGGAATTCACCGGCTATATCGGCTCCGGCCGGAACGTGAACGAGCAAATGCGCATTCGCGCCGAGTTCGAGGCAGCTTCCCGCCTTGTTTCCCAGGCGACCTCCGCGATGGTGCAGGGACTGATGATATTCAGCGATGAAAAAATCGAGTACATGTCGGGCAAGGCCAGACAGCTTCTTGAATTGCCTGAAGAGATCGGCGTGGGTACCTCAATTGAGGAGTATTTCGAATATCTGATCGAGCGTGGTGACTATGAGGATACGGAAGCCGGCCGAAGGAAGACATCGCAGATAGCAGCCGATGTGCGCGATGGCAGGATGCACCGTGTCGAGCGTGCCACGCCCTCCGGCCGTATGCTGGCCATCGAGGCAGCACCCGGCATTCACGGCGGTGCCGTCATTACCATTTCCGACATTACCAAACAAAAGGAACACGAAAGCGAGCTCGAAAAGGCACGTAGCCTGGCACAGCATGCAGACCGTGCGAAATCGGAGTTTCTGGCCAACATGTCCCACGAAATCCGCACACCGATGAACGGGGTGATGGGCATGGCTGAATTGCTGTCGAAAACCGATCTCAATGCAAAACAGCAGATGTTTACCGATGTCATCGTGAAATCCGGCTCGGCGCTCTTGACCATCATCAACGACATACTGGATTTCTCCAAGATCGACGCCGGACAGATGGAGCTTGATCCTGCTCCCTTCAAACTGGCCGAGGCGATAGAGGATGTGGCAACGCTGGTGACTTCGAGGGTCGCTGAAAAGGATCTTGAAATGATTGTGCGGGTCGACCCGGCCCTGCCTGCAATGATGGTCGGCGATGTCGGGCGAATCCGGCAGATTGTGACCAATCTGCTTGGCAATGCAGTCAAGTTCACCGAGCAGGGCCATGTCTATGTGAATGTTTCTTCACTGGGAACTTCCGGGAAAGCTGGCGCTCACCGTCTGCGATTTGAGGTGGAGGACACCGGCATCGGCATTCCCGCCGACAAGCAGAAGACGATCTTCGAAAAATTCAGCCAGGTAGATGCCTCTTCAAACCGCAAGCACGAAGGCACCGGTCTTGGCCTGGCGATCGCTTCTTCACTGGTCGAGCTCATGGGTGGCAGAATTGGCGTTCAATCCGCCGTAGGCGAAGGCTCCACGTTCTGGTTTGAAATGGAATTGCCGGAACATGCCACCGGCAAGTCTGGCAAGCGGCCTCCGCGGGATGTCACCGGCGCGCGGATCCTCATTGTCGATGACAATGCAGTCAATCGCTCCATCCTGAGCGAGCAACTGGCGGCCTGGCGCTTTGATGGTGCGGCGGCCGGAACCGGCGAGGATGCCTTGACAATCCTTAGGCTGGCCGGCGAAAGAGGCCTCAAGATCGACTGCATTGTTCTCGATTATCAGATGCCGGAAATGAACGGCGGTGAATTTATCGAAAGAATGCGCCGTGATTCGGCAATCGGCGATATTCCGGTAATCATGCTCACCTCGGTGGATCAGACCCGTGAAGGCAAGTCGTTTTCCTCGCTCGGCATCGCCGGTCATCTGACCAAGCCGACCCGTTCCTCCATGCTGCTGGAAACCATCGTTTCAGTGCTGCAGGAGGAAGGCATGCCGCAGCCGGCCGAAGCAAATGAGGCCGATGCCGCCAGCGCATCCCGGGCGGCGGCAGGCTCGGATGATCTGTCCCCCTTGGCGCTGCCTGAAGATGCCGGCCACGAGCACCATGCCGATATCCTGATCTGTGAAGACAATGAGGTGAACCAGATTGTATTCCGCCAGATTCTGGAGGCCGCAAATCTGAATTTCCGAATTGCCGTCAATGGCAAGGAGGGAGTGGCGTTGTGGAAGGAACTGCATCCCCGTCTCGTTTTGATGGATGTCTCAATGCCCGAAATGAACGGGTTTCAGGCCACCCGTGCGATCCGAAAGCTGGAAATCGACAGCGGTCGCCACACGCCGATCATCGGCATTACCGCGCATGCGCTCAAAGGCGACATGGAAAAATGCCTGGAAGCGGGCATGGATGACTACCTTGCCAAGCCTGTTTCACCCGACCGCCTTGGCGAAATGATCAGAAAATGGCTGGCCCCGAAGAGCAGCAAGTCTGCTTCAGGCAGCGCTTTCGGCTAA
- a CDS encoding class II glutamine amidotransferase, protein MCRWAAYSGKPVHIEEIVASPRHSLIEQSQAASECKTSVNGDGFGLAWYGDRPEPGLYRDILPAWSDCNLRNIARQVRSPLFLAHVRASTGTPTNRQNCHPFVMGHWAFMHNGQIGGFTHLRRALEEKLSDALYQVRFGSTDSELLFLLALQEGLEEAPARALMKAVETVLETAQRLSVEPLVRLTAALSDGRQLHAVRYSTDAICPTLYVSQETIGEGWCLVSEPLDRQDSRWAAVEPGTFITVSGAEMRCEPFGRQNASSRGKHRQLAESAA, encoded by the coding sequence ATGTGCCGCTGGGCCGCCTATTCTGGAAAGCCTGTCCATATCGAGGAAATCGTCGCCTCGCCGCGCCATTCCCTCATTGAGCAATCCCAGGCGGCGAGCGAATGCAAAACCAGCGTCAATGGCGACGGGTTCGGGCTTGCCTGGTATGGCGACCGCCCCGAACCGGGCCTCTACCGGGATATCCTGCCAGCCTGGTCCGACTGCAACCTGCGCAACATTGCACGGCAGGTGCGCTCACCGCTGTTCCTGGCCCATGTTCGCGCTTCCACCGGCACACCAACCAACCGCCAGAACTGTCATCCCTTCGTTATGGGGCACTGGGCGTTCATGCATAATGGTCAGATCGGCGGTTTTACCCATCTCAGGCGGGCATTGGAAGAGAAACTGTCGGACGCCCTTTATCAGGTCCGCTTCGGGTCGACGGATTCAGAGCTACTGTTTCTGCTGGCACTGCAGGAGGGGCTTGAAGAAGCGCCCGCCCGCGCCCTGATGAAAGCCGTCGAAACGGTTCTTGAAACAGCCCAGCGCCTGAGTGTTGAACCTCTGGTCAGGCTCACGGCAGCCCTGTCGGACGGCAGGCAGCTCCATGCGGTACGGTATTCGACCGACGCAATCTGCCCGACCCTGTATGTTTCACAGGAAACCATTGGCGAGGGATGGTGCCTTGTTTCCGAACCTCTGGACAGGCAGGACAGCAGGTGGGCCGCCGTTGAACCCGGCACATTTATTACGGTCAGTGGAGCAGAAATGCGCTGCGAGCCGTTCGGCCGGCAGAATGCAAGCAGCCGTGGCAAGCATCGCCAGTTAGCCGAAAGCGCTGCCTGA
- a CDS encoding DUF6356 family protein: MSQLINRFFISHPNSVDESYGEHALFAFRFSMALFAAAFAALVHAIIPGLCEKTASRIVRRLYERTHNRGN, translated from the coding sequence ATGTCTCAACTGATCAACAGGTTTTTCATCTCGCACCCCAACTCGGTGGACGAGAGTTATGGCGAACATGCATTGTTCGCATTCCGCTTTTCCATGGCGCTGTTTGCCGCCGCTTTTGCAGCGCTGGTGCACGCCATCATTCCGGGTCTGTGCGAAAAAACGGCAAGCCGCATCGTGCGCCGTCTTTATGAGCGCACCCACAACAGGGGAAACTAA
- a CDS encoding Lrp/AsnC family transcriptional regulator: protein MSDLDEFDLKILQALQRDASLTADALAELVHLSRNACWRRVKRLEESGYLRGRVALVDPAKIGLGLLVIILIRTSSHDREWLAAFRSAIQSMPQIIAAFRMSGDLDYVLHARVADVKAYDELYQRLIDRVPLTDVSASFVMEEIKETAELPLDLARVRRQARLERQQ, encoded by the coding sequence ATGAGTGATTTGGATGAATTTGATCTCAAGATTCTGCAGGCGCTGCAGCGCGATGCTTCGCTGACCGCCGACGCGCTGGCCGAGCTGGTGCATTTGTCGCGCAATGCCTGCTGGCGGCGGGTAAAGCGGCTGGAGGAATCAGGCTATCTGCGCGGCAGGGTGGCGCTGGTCGATCCTGCAAAGATCGGCCTCGGCCTTCTGGTGATCATTCTGATCCGCACCTCCAGCCATGACCGCGAATGGCTGGCGGCCTTCCGTTCGGCAATCCAGTCCATGCCGCAGATCATCGCCGCATTCCGCATGAGTGGTGATCTCGACTACGTGCTCCACGCTCGCGTGGCCGATGTGAAGGCCTATGATGAGTTGTATCAGCGTCTGATCGACAGGGTGCCGCTTACCGATGTATCGGCTTCCTTCGTGATGGAGGAAATCAAGGAAACCGCCGAATTGCCGCTTGATCTGGCGCGTGTTCGCAGGCAAGCCCGTCTGGAGCGACAGCAGTGA
- the dut gene encoding dUTP diphosphatase, producing MAGSEVLLNVVRLPHGEGLDLPVYETPGSAGMDIRAAVEKALTLKPGERSLVPTGLILEIPAGHEVQIRPRSGLACKHGITCLNTPGTIDSDYRGEVMILLINHGTDPFTIERGMRIAQMVLAPVSRARIGLADLATATERGSGGFGSTGN from the coding sequence ATGGCGGGATCGGAAGTTCTTTTGAATGTGGTGCGCTTGCCCCATGGCGAAGGGCTGGACCTTCCTGTCTACGAGACACCGGGCAGCGCCGGCATGGATATCCGCGCCGCGGTCGAAAAGGCTCTCACCCTCAAGCCCGGCGAGCGTAGCCTGGTGCCCACTGGCCTAATCCTTGAAATTCCTGCCGGCCATGAAGTCCAGATTCGCCCGCGCTCGGGCCTTGCCTGCAAGCACGGCATCACCTGCCTCAACACACCCGGCACCATCGACAGCGACTATCGCGGCGAGGTCATGATCCTGCTGATCAATCACGGCACAGATCCGTTCACCATTGAACGTGGCATGCGCATTGCGCAGATGGTGCTTGCGCCGGTCAGCCGTGCCCGCATCGGACTTGCCGATCTGGCCACCGCGACCGAGCGTGGCAGCGGCGGCTTCGGCTCGACGGGAAACTGA
- a CDS encoding LysE family translocator — translation MTVAAFFAYAIALGIAAAIPGPGVAALVGRALGTGFARSVPMLLGLAVGDVIYLTLAIAGLAFIATAFSAAFFVVKLAGAAYLLWLAWRFWNEGIAVRKVEKSAGRRDGIASFLAGLAVTLGNPKTIVFYMAILPAVMDLSAVTLAGYGVLVILTFLVLFVVMTPYMALASRARLFFTDPRALRRLNRSAAAAMAGTAGWIVAKG, via the coding sequence ATGACCGTCGCCGCCTTCTTCGCCTATGCCATAGCGCTTGGTATTGCTGCTGCCATTCCCGGCCCCGGTGTTGCCGCGCTGGTCGGCCGTGCGCTTGGAACGGGCTTTGCCCGGTCCGTGCCCATGCTGTTGGGCCTTGCGGTTGGCGATGTGATCTATCTGACCCTGGCCATTGCCGGTCTTGCCTTCATTGCCACGGCATTTTCCGCTGCGTTTTTTGTCGTCAAACTGGCCGGGGCCGCCTATCTCCTCTGGCTCGCCTGGCGCTTCTGGAACGAAGGGATCGCCGTTCGCAAGGTTGAAAAATCGGCTGGCCGAAGAGACGGTATCGCTTCCTTTCTCGCCGGACTTGCGGTCACCCTGGGAAATCCCAAGACCATCGTTTTCTATATGGCGATCCTGCCTGCGGTGATGGATTTGAGCGCGGTAACCCTTGCCGGTTACGGCGTGCTGGTCATTCTTACCTTTCTCGTGCTCTTTGTCGTCATGACGCCCTATATGGCGCTTGCCTCCAGGGCACGATTGTTCTTCACCGATCCCCGGGCACTGCGGCGGCTCAACCGGTCTGCTGCCGCTGCCATGGCCGGCACGGCGGGCTGGATCGTTGCCAAAGGCTGA
- a CDS encoding cytochrome P450, translating into MDARTEPFIPPHPAPRTEIPSMFEVIRTVLRNPLELWGVPSYTKPHILTRFLNERTLIVNDPGLIRHVLVDNAKNYRMATIRQLILRPILREGLLTAEGEVWKRSRKAMAPVFTPRHIDGFAASMLATCETFCQRYGGDDDVHEISQDMTELTFEILAETLFSGEIAGQTESFADDVNQLLNTMGRVDPLDLIKAPSWVPRLIRLRGLGVLEKFRRLVRDTADQRRGKMLREAESVPEDFLTLLLRAEGPDGLSPQEIEDNIITFIGAGHETTARALGWALFCLANAPAERRIVEAEIDLILGSKSVPHPKEWLALLPRTRAVFEEAMRLYPPAPSINRAAVEEDRYGDVIIPKDITVLIMPWTLHRHRALWDEPNAFIPSRFWPENRDAIDRFQYLPFGAGPRICIGATFALQEAVIALAVLLHRFRFDMAEGANDPWPVQKLTTQPEGGIHMVVTRR; encoded by the coding sequence ATGGATGCCCGCACAGAGCCTTTCATACCGCCCCATCCTGCGCCCCGCACGGAGATTCCGTCGATGTTCGAGGTCATACGAACGGTGCTCAGAAATCCGCTCGAGCTGTGGGGTGTACCGTCCTATACCAAGCCGCACATTCTGACGCGGTTTCTCAATGAGCGCACGCTGATCGTCAACGATCCAGGCCTGATCCGCCATGTGCTGGTCGACAATGCAAAAAACTACCGCATGGCAACGATCCGCCAGCTCATCCTGCGGCCGATCCTGCGCGAGGGATTGCTGACGGCGGAAGGCGAGGTATGGAAGCGATCCCGCAAGGCAATGGCGCCGGTCTTCACGCCCCGGCACATCGACGGGTTTGCCGCCTCGATGCTTGCAACCTGTGAAACCTTTTGCCAGCGCTACGGGGGCGATGATGATGTCCACGAAATCAGCCAGGACATGACGGAGCTTACCTTCGAGATTCTGGCGGAAACCCTGTTTTCCGGCGAAATCGCCGGACAGACCGAGAGTTTTGCCGATGACGTGAACCAGTTGCTCAACACGATGGGCCGCGTCGATCCGCTGGATCTGATCAAGGCGCCTTCCTGGGTGCCGCGGCTGATCCGGTTGCGCGGGCTCGGGGTTCTGGAGAAATTCCGCCGCCTGGTGCGCGATACCGCCGACCAGCGGCGCGGGAAAATGCTGCGGGAAGCGGAGAGCGTACCGGAGGACTTTCTTACCTTGCTGCTGCGTGCGGAAGGGCCGGACGGGCTGTCGCCGCAGGAAATTGAAGACAATATCATCACCTTTATCGGCGCAGGCCACGAAACCACTGCGCGGGCACTTGGCTGGGCGCTTTTCTGCCTCGCCAACGCGCCGGCAGAGCGCAGAATCGTGGAAGCGGAAATCGACCTGATACTGGGGAGCAAATCCGTTCCCCACCCGAAGGAGTGGCTTGCATTGCTGCCCAGGACCCGTGCCGTGTTTGAAGAGGCAATGCGGCTTTATCCGCCCGCGCCTTCCATCAACCGGGCAGCCGTTGAGGAAGACCGCTATGGCGACGTGATCATTCCCAAGGATATTACGGTACTGATCATGCCCTGGACGCTGCACCGCCACCGCGCCTTGTGGGATGAACCGAACGCGTTCATCCCGTCGCGTTTCTGGCCGGAAAACCGCGATGCCATAGACCGGTTCCAGTATCTGCCCTTCGGTGCGGGGCCGCGCATCTGCATTGGTGCGACCTTTGCGCTGCAGGAAGCGGTCATCGCGCTGGCCGTCCTGCTCCATCGTTTCCGCTTCGACATGGCGGAAGGAGCGAACGACCCGTGGCCGGTGCAGAAACTCACCACCCAGCCCGAAGGCGGCATCCACATGGTGGTGACACGGCGTTAA
- the gyrB gene encoding DNA topoisomerase (ATP-hydrolyzing) subunit B: MSDTPQTPDETPGGDTPNGDYGAESIKVLKGLDAVRKRPGMYIGDTDDGSGLHHMVYEVVDNGIDEVLAGHADRVTVTLNADGSVTVTDNGRGIPTGIHKEEGISAAEVIMTQLHAGGKFDQNSYKVSGGLHGVGVSVVNALSIWLKLTIRQDGKVHEMSFTHGVADAPLEVTGDCPKEETGTEVTFKPSPETFTMVEFDYKTLEHRLRELAFLNSGARILLTDRRGAEAVSEELFYEGGLQEFVRYLDRNRTALIENPIYLNSEKEGITVEVALWWNDSYHENVLCFTNNIPQRDGGTHLAGFRGALTRQVTGYADTSGILKKEKVSLTGDDCREGLTCVLSVKVPDPKFSSQTKDKLVSSEVRPAVEGLVNQLLSEWFEENPADARTIVSKVVEAAAAREAARKARELTRRKGALDVSSLPGKLADCQERDPAKSELFLVEGDSAGGSAKQGRSRANQAILPLRGKILNVERARFDKMLSSQEIGTLITALGTSIGKDEFNIDKLRYHKIIIMTDADVDGAHIRTLLLTFFFRQMPELIERGHVFIAQPPLYKVTRGKSFQYLKDERALEEYLIEGGLDEARLELANGEVRTGEDLRAVIATALSFRASLGAIHSRYSRDVVEQAAIAGILNPELISDTERAQAAGDYVAKRLDAIAEETERGWTAKLMPDGGLSFERVVRGVKEAAQIDMALIGSADAMRLDELAPSLQEVYATPPVFYRKEDSQTITGPRALLEMVFEAGRKGVSLQRYKGLGEMNPDQLWETTLDPNERTLLQVKVHDATDADELFSRLMGDEVEPRREFIQDNALSVANLDI, encoded by the coding sequence ATGAGCGATACTCCGCAGACGCCGGACGAAACCCCTGGTGGGGACACGCCGAATGGCGACTATGGCGCCGAATCGATCAAGGTCCTCAAGGGCCTCGACGCAGTGCGCAAGCGCCCCGGCATGTATATCGGCGATACCGATGATGGCTCCGGCTTGCACCACATGGTCTATGAGGTGGTCGACAACGGCATCGACGAGGTACTTGCCGGCCATGCCGACCGGGTGACGGTGACGCTCAATGCCGATGGGTCGGTAACGGTTACCGACAATGGCCGCGGCATTCCCACCGGCATCCACAAGGAAGAGGGGATCTCGGCTGCCGAGGTCATCATGACCCAGCTTCACGCCGGCGGAAAATTCGACCAGAACTCCTACAAGGTTTCCGGCGGGCTTCACGGTGTCGGCGTTTCCGTCGTCAACGCGCTTTCGATCTGGCTGAAGCTGACCATCCGCCAGGACGGCAAAGTTCATGAAATGAGTTTTACCCATGGCGTCGCCGATGCACCGCTGGAGGTGACCGGTGACTGCCCGAAGGAGGAAACCGGTACTGAGGTTACTTTCAAGCCGTCGCCCGAAACGTTCACCATGGTGGAATTCGACTACAAGACGCTCGAACACCGCTTGCGTGAACTTGCTTTCCTTAACTCGGGCGCCCGCATCCTCCTTACCGACCGGCGCGGCGCGGAGGCGGTAAGCGAGGAGCTGTTTTACGAAGGCGGATTGCAGGAATTCGTTCGCTATCTGGACCGCAACCGCACCGCCCTGATCGAAAACCCGATTTATCTGAATTCGGAAAAAGAAGGCATCACCGTGGAGGTGGCGCTGTGGTGGAACGATTCCTATCACGAGAATGTGCTGTGTTTTACCAACAACATTCCCCAGCGCGACGGCGGCACGCACCTTGCCGGATTTCGCGGCGCGCTGACCCGTCAGGTTACCGGCTATGCCGATACTTCCGGCATCCTGAAAAAGGAGAAGGTTTCCCTGACCGGCGATGACTGCCGGGAAGGGCTGACCTGCGTGCTTTCGGTCAAGGTTCCCGATCCGAAGTTTTCCTCACAGACCAAGGACAAGCTGGTCTCTTCCGAAGTGCGCCCGGCGGTGGAAGGCCTCGTCAACCAGCTGCTTTCGGAGTGGTTTGAGGAAAACCCGGCCGATGCCCGCACCATCGTCTCCAAGGTCGTTGAGGCGGCAGCCGCCCGCGAAGCTGCCCGCAAGGCCCGCGAACTGACCCGCCGCAAGGGCGCACTCGATGTTTCCTCCCTGCCCGGAAAACTGGCGGACTGCCAGGAACGAGATCCGGCGAAATCCGAGCTCTTTCTGGTGGAGGGTGATTCTGCCGGTGGTTCGGCCAAGCAGGGCCGTTCGCGCGCCAACCAGGCGATCCTGCCCCTGCGCGGCAAGATTTTGAACGTCGAGCGCGCACGTTTCGACAAGATGCTGTCGAGCCAGGAAATCGGCACGCTGATCACGGCGCTCGGCACCTCGATCGGCAAGGACGAGTTCAATATCGACAAGCTGCGCTACCACAAGATCATCATCATGACCGATGCCGATGTGGACGGCGCCCATATCCGCACCCTGCTGCTGACCTTCTTCTTTCGCCAGATGCCGGAACTGATCGAGCGCGGCCATGTCTTCATCGCCCAGCCGCCGCTCTACAAGGTTACCCGCGGCAAATCCTTCCAGTACCTGAAGGACGAGCGTGCCCTGGAGGAATATCTGATTGAGGGCGGGCTCGATGAGGCCAGGCTTGAACTTGCCAATGGCGAGGTGCGCACGGGCGAGGATCTGCGCGCTGTCATTGCCACTGCACTGTCCTTTCGCGCCTCCCTTGGCGCCATTCATTCGCGCTATAGCCGGGATGTGGTTGAGCAGGCTGCAATCGCCGGCATTCTCAATCCTGAACTGATAAGCGACACCGAACGTGCCCAGGCTGCCGGTGACTATGTGGCAAAACGGCTTGATGCGATCGCCGAGGAGACGGAGCGCGGCTGGACAGCCAAACTGATGCCCGACGGGGGCCTGTCCTTCGAGCGCGTGGTGCGCGGGGTCAAGGAAGCTGCACAGATCGATATGGCACTGATCGGCTCCGCCGATGCCATGCGCCTCGATGAACTGGCGCCCAGCCTGCAGGAGGTTTATGCAACGCCGCCCGTATTCTACCGCAAGGAGGACAGCCAGACGATTACCGGGCCGCGCGCGCTGCTGGAAATGGTGTTCGAGGCCGGCCGCAAGGGCGTCTCGCTGCAGCGTTACAAGGGGCTTGGCGAGATGAACCCGGACCAGCTTTGGGAGACGACGCTCGATCCCAACGAACGTACCCTGCTGCAGGTCAAGGTCCATGACGCCACCGATGCCGACGAATTGTTCTCCCGCCTGATGGGCGATGAAGTCGAACCGCGCCGTGAGTTCATTCAGGATAATGCCCTCAGCGTAGCCAACCTGGACATCTGA
- a CDS encoding glyoxalase superfamily protein — translation MKHTIENLKDQARRLRNAMAQSGETVSHSQSLELVARQHGFRDWNTAHAACGNRQAGPPVHVGQIVGGSYLGQPFTAEVIGINAQAAHGRYRVELDLAEPVDVVTFDSFSNFRRRVQATINRNGSTTEKTSNGKPQLALDLC, via the coding sequence ATGAAACATACGATTGAAAACCTTAAAGATCAGGCCCGCCGCCTGCGCAATGCGATGGCGCAATCCGGTGAAACCGTCAGCCATTCGCAATCCCTTGAGCTCGTTGCGCGCCAGCACGGCTTCCGTGACTGGAACACCGCGCATGCAGCCTGCGGCAACCGGCAGGCGGGGCCGCCGGTTCATGTCGGGCAGATCGTCGGAGGCAGCTATCTCGGGCAGCCGTTTACGGCCGAGGTCATTGGGATAAACGCACAGGCCGCTCATGGCCGCTATCGCGTTGAGCTCGACCTTGCCGAGCCGGTGGATGTTGTGACGTTTGACAGTTTTTCAAATTTCCGCCGCCGCGTACAGGCAACCATCAACCGAAATGGTTCGACTACCGAAAAGACTTCGAACGGCAAGCCGCAGCTTGCTCTCGATCTTTGCTGA